From the Homo sapiens chromosome 1, GRCh38.p14 Primary Assembly genome, one window contains:
- the CADM3 gene encoding cell adhesion molecule 3 isoform 1 precursor (isoform 1 precursor is encoded by transcript variant 1) encodes MGAPAASLLLLLLLFACCWAPGGANLSQDGYWQEQDLELGTLAPLDEAISSTVWSSPDMLASQDSQPWTSDETVVAGGTVVLKCQVKDHEDSSLQWSNPAQQTLYFGEKRALRDNRIQLVTSTPHELSISISNVALADEGEYTCSIFTMPVRTAKSLVTVLGIPQKPIITGYKSSLREKDTATLNCQSSGSKPAARLTWRKGDQELHGEPTRIQEDPNGKTFTVSSSVTFQVTREDDGASIVCSVNHESLKGADRSTSQRIEVLYTPTAMIRPDPPHPREGQKLLLHCEGRGNPVPQQYLWEKEGSVPPLKMTQESALIFPFLNKSDSGTYGCTATSNMGSYKAYYTLNVNDPSPVPSSSSTYHAIIGGIVAFIVFLLLIMLIFLGHYLIRHKGTYLTHEAKGSDDAPDADTAIINAEGGQSGGDDKKEYFI; translated from the exons GCTACTGGCAGGAGCAGGATTTGGAGCTGGGAACTCTGGCTCCACTCGACGAGGCCATCAGCTCCACAGTCTGGAGCAGCCCTGACATGCTGGCCAGTCAAG ACAGCCAGCCCTGGACATCTGATGAAACAGTGGTGGCTGGTGGCACCGTGGTGCTCAAGTGCCAAGTGAAAGATCACGAGGACTCATCCCTGCAATGGTCTAACCCTGCTCAGCAGACTCTCTACTTTGGGGAGAAGAGAG CCCTTCGAGATAATCGAATTCAGCTGGTTACCTCTACGCCCCACGAgctcagcatcagcatcagcaaTGTGGCCCTGGCAGACGAGGGCGAGTACACCTGCTCAATCTTCACTATGCCTGTGCGAACTGCCAAGTCCCTCGTCACTGTGCTAG GAATTCCACAGAAgcccatcatcactggttatAAATCTTCATTACGGGAAAAAGACACAGCCACCCTAAACTGTCAGTCTTCTGGGAGCAAGCCTGCAGCCCGGCTCACCTGGAGAAAGGGTGACCAAGAACTCCACG GAGAACCAACCCGCATACAGGAAGATCCCAATGGTAAAACCTTCACTGTCAGCAGCTCGGTGACATTCCAGGTTACCCGGGAGGATGATGGGGCGAGCATCGTGTGCTCTGTGAACCATGAATCTCTAAAGGGAGCTGACAGATCCACCTCTCAACGCATTGAAGTTTTAT ACACACCAACTGCGATGATTAGGCCAGACCCTCCCCATCCTCGTGAGGGCCAGAAGCTGTTGCTACACTGTGAGGGTCGCGGCAATCCAGT CCCCCAGCAGTACCTATGGGAGAAGGAGGGCAGTGTGCCACCCCTGAAGATGACCCAGGAGAGTGCCCTGATCTTCCCTTTCCTCAACAAGAGTGACAGTGGCACCTACGGCTGCACAGCCACCAGCAACATGGGCAGCTACAAGGCCTACTACACCCTCAATGTTAATG ACCCCAGTCCGGTGCCCTCCTCCTCCAGCACCTACCACGCCATCATCGGTGGGATCGTGGCTTTCATTGTCTTCCTGCTGCTCATCATGCTCATCTTCCTTGGCCACTACTTGATCCGGCACAAAG GAACCTACCTGACACATGAGGCAAAAGGCTCCGACGATGCTCCAGACGCGGACACGGCCATCATCAATGCAGAAGGCGGGCAGTCAGGAGGGGACGACAAGAAGGAATATTTCATCTAG
- the CADM3 gene encoding cell adhesion molecule 3 isoform X1, which produces MGAPAASLLLLLLLFACCWAPGGANLSQDGYWQEQDLELGTLAPLDEAISSTVWSSPDMLASQGPLLCWEHPLAISWKWNSSNQERNKQTGRGKVVAGRPNVEQQICLCVFRDSQPWTSDETVVAGGTVVLKCQVKDHEDSSLQWSNPAQQTLYFGEKRALRDNRIQLVTSTPHELSISISNVALADEGEYTCSIFTMPVRTAKSLVTVLGIPQKPIITGYKSSLREKDTATLNCQSSGSKPAARLTWRKGDQELHGEPTRIQEDPNGKTFTVSSSVTFQVTREDDGASIVCSVNHESLKGADRSTSQRIEVLYTPTAMIRPDPPHPREGQKLLLHCEGRGNPVPQQYLWEKEGSVPPLKMTQESALIFPFLNKSDSGTYGCTATSNMGSYKAYYTLNVNDPSPVPSSSSTYHAIIGGIVAFIVFLLLIMLIFLGHYLIRHKGTYLTHEAKGSDDAPDADTAIINAEGGQSGGDDKKEYFI; this is translated from the exons GCTACTGGCAGGAGCAGGATTTGGAGCTGGGAACTCTGGCTCCACTCGACGAGGCCATCAGCTCCACAGTCTGGAGCAGCCCTGACATGCTGGCCAGTCAAG GGCCTCTGCTCTGCTGGGAGCACCCATTGGCTATTTCTTGGAAATGGAATTCCAGTAACCAAGAAAGGAATAAGCAGACAGGCAGGGGTAAG GTGGTGGCAGGAAGGCCAAACGTAGAACAACAGATATGTCTGTGTGTTTTCAGAG ACAGCCAGCCCTGGACATCTGATGAAACAGTGGTGGCTGGTGGCACCGTGGTGCTCAAGTGCCAAGTGAAAGATCACGAGGACTCATCCCTGCAATGGTCTAACCCTGCTCAGCAGACTCTCTACTTTGGGGAGAAGAGAG CCCTTCGAGATAATCGAATTCAGCTGGTTACCTCTACGCCCCACGAgctcagcatcagcatcagcaaTGTGGCCCTGGCAGACGAGGGCGAGTACACCTGCTCAATCTTCACTATGCCTGTGCGAACTGCCAAGTCCCTCGTCACTGTGCTAG GAATTCCACAGAAgcccatcatcactggttatAAATCTTCATTACGGGAAAAAGACACAGCCACCCTAAACTGTCAGTCTTCTGGGAGCAAGCCTGCAGCCCGGCTCACCTGGAGAAAGGGTGACCAAGAACTCCACG GAGAACCAACCCGCATACAGGAAGATCCCAATGGTAAAACCTTCACTGTCAGCAGCTCGGTGACATTCCAGGTTACCCGGGAGGATGATGGGGCGAGCATCGTGTGCTCTGTGAACCATGAATCTCTAAAGGGAGCTGACAGATCCACCTCTCAACGCATTGAAGTTTTAT ACACACCAACTGCGATGATTAGGCCAGACCCTCCCCATCCTCGTGAGGGCCAGAAGCTGTTGCTACACTGTGAGGGTCGCGGCAATCCAGT CCCCCAGCAGTACCTATGGGAGAAGGAGGGCAGTGTGCCACCCCTGAAGATGACCCAGGAGAGTGCCCTGATCTTCCCTTTCCTCAACAAGAGTGACAGTGGCACCTACGGCTGCACAGCCACCAGCAACATGGGCAGCTACAAGGCCTACTACACCCTCAATGTTAATG ACCCCAGTCCGGTGCCCTCCTCCTCCAGCACCTACCACGCCATCATCGGTGGGATCGTGGCTTTCATTGTCTTCCTGCTGCTCATCATGCTCATCTTCCTTGGCCACTACTTGATCCGGCACAAAG GAACCTACCTGACACATGAGGCAAAAGGCTCCGACGATGCTCCAGACGCGGACACGGCCATCATCAATGCAGAAGGCGGGCAGTCAGGAGGGGACGACAAGAAGGAATATTTCATCTAG
- the CADM3 gene encoding cell adhesion molecule 3 isoform 2 precursor (isoform 2 precursor is encoded by transcript variant 2), whose translation MGAPAASLLLLLLLFACCWAPGGANLSQDDSQPWTSDETVVAGGTVVLKCQVKDHEDSSLQWSNPAQQTLYFGEKRALRDNRIQLVTSTPHELSISISNVALADEGEYTCSIFTMPVRTAKSLVTVLGIPQKPIITGYKSSLREKDTATLNCQSSGSKPAARLTWRKGDQELHGEPTRIQEDPNGKTFTVSSSVTFQVTREDDGASIVCSVNHESLKGADRSTSQRIEVLYTPTAMIRPDPPHPREGQKLLLHCEGRGNPVPQQYLWEKEGSVPPLKMTQESALIFPFLNKSDSGTYGCTATSNMGSYKAYYTLNVNDPSPVPSSSSTYHAIIGGIVAFIVFLLLIMLIFLGHYLIRHKGTYLTHEAKGSDDAPDADTAIINAEGGQSGGDDKKEYFI comes from the exons ACAGCCAGCCCTGGACATCTGATGAAACAGTGGTGGCTGGTGGCACCGTGGTGCTCAAGTGCCAAGTGAAAGATCACGAGGACTCATCCCTGCAATGGTCTAACCCTGCTCAGCAGACTCTCTACTTTGGGGAGAAGAGAG CCCTTCGAGATAATCGAATTCAGCTGGTTACCTCTACGCCCCACGAgctcagcatcagcatcagcaaTGTGGCCCTGGCAGACGAGGGCGAGTACACCTGCTCAATCTTCACTATGCCTGTGCGAACTGCCAAGTCCCTCGTCACTGTGCTAG GAATTCCACAGAAgcccatcatcactggttatAAATCTTCATTACGGGAAAAAGACACAGCCACCCTAAACTGTCAGTCTTCTGGGAGCAAGCCTGCAGCCCGGCTCACCTGGAGAAAGGGTGACCAAGAACTCCACG GAGAACCAACCCGCATACAGGAAGATCCCAATGGTAAAACCTTCACTGTCAGCAGCTCGGTGACATTCCAGGTTACCCGGGAGGATGATGGGGCGAGCATCGTGTGCTCTGTGAACCATGAATCTCTAAAGGGAGCTGACAGATCCACCTCTCAACGCATTGAAGTTTTAT ACACACCAACTGCGATGATTAGGCCAGACCCTCCCCATCCTCGTGAGGGCCAGAAGCTGTTGCTACACTGTGAGGGTCGCGGCAATCCAGT CCCCCAGCAGTACCTATGGGAGAAGGAGGGCAGTGTGCCACCCCTGAAGATGACCCAGGAGAGTGCCCTGATCTTCCCTTTCCTCAACAAGAGTGACAGTGGCACCTACGGCTGCACAGCCACCAGCAACATGGGCAGCTACAAGGCCTACTACACCCTCAATGTTAATG ACCCCAGTCCGGTGCCCTCCTCCTCCAGCACCTACCACGCCATCATCGGTGGGATCGTGGCTTTCATTGTCTTCCTGCTGCTCATCATGCTCATCTTCCTTGGCCACTACTTGATCCGGCACAAAG GAACCTACCTGACACATGAGGCAAAAGGCTCCGACGATGCTCCAGACGCGGACACGGCCATCATCAATGCAGAAGGCGGGCAGTCAGGAGGGGACGACAAGAAGGAATATTTCATCTAG
- the CADM3 gene encoding cell adhesion molecule 3 isoform 3 precursor (isoform 3 precursor is encoded by transcript variant 3) — translation MGAPAASLLLLLLLFACCWAPGGANLSQDDSQPWTSDETVVAGGTVVLKCQVKDHEDSSLQWSNPAQQTLYFGEKRALRDNRIQLVTSTPHELSISISNVALADEGEYTCSIFTMPVRTAKSLVTVLGIPQKPIITGYKSSLREKDTATLNCQSSGSKPAARLTWRKGDQELHGEPTRIQEDPNDTPTAMIRPDPPHPREGQKLLLHCEGRGNPVPQQYLWEKEGSVPPLKMTQESALIFPFLNKSDSGTYGCTATSNMGSYKAYYTLNVNDPSPVPSSSSTYHAIIGGIVAFIVFLLLIMLIFLGHYLIRHKGTYLTHEAKGSDDAPDADTAIINAEGGQSGGDDKKEYFI, via the exons ACAGCCAGCCCTGGACATCTGATGAAACAGTGGTGGCTGGTGGCACCGTGGTGCTCAAGTGCCAAGTGAAAGATCACGAGGACTCATCCCTGCAATGGTCTAACCCTGCTCAGCAGACTCTCTACTTTGGGGAGAAGAGAG CCCTTCGAGATAATCGAATTCAGCTGGTTACCTCTACGCCCCACGAgctcagcatcagcatcagcaaTGTGGCCCTGGCAGACGAGGGCGAGTACACCTGCTCAATCTTCACTATGCCTGTGCGAACTGCCAAGTCCCTCGTCACTGTGCTAG GAATTCCACAGAAgcccatcatcactggttatAAATCTTCATTACGGGAAAAAGACACAGCCACCCTAAACTGTCAGTCTTCTGGGAGCAAGCCTGCAGCCCGGCTCACCTGGAGAAAGGGTGACCAAGAACTCCACG GAGAACCAACCCGCATACAGGAAGATCCCAATG ACACACCAACTGCGATGATTAGGCCAGACCCTCCCCATCCTCGTGAGGGCCAGAAGCTGTTGCTACACTGTGAGGGTCGCGGCAATCCAGT CCCCCAGCAGTACCTATGGGAGAAGGAGGGCAGTGTGCCACCCCTGAAGATGACCCAGGAGAGTGCCCTGATCTTCCCTTTCCTCAACAAGAGTGACAGTGGCACCTACGGCTGCACAGCCACCAGCAACATGGGCAGCTACAAGGCCTACTACACCCTCAATGTTAATG ACCCCAGTCCGGTGCCCTCCTCCTCCAGCACCTACCACGCCATCATCGGTGGGATCGTGGCTTTCATTGTCTTCCTGCTGCTCATCATGCTCATCTTCCTTGGCCACTACTTGATCCGGCACAAAG GAACCTACCTGACACATGAGGCAAAAGGCTCCGACGATGCTCCAGACGCGGACACGGCCATCATCAATGCAGAAGGCGGGCAGTCAGGAGGGGACGACAAGAAGGAATATTTCATCTAG